The nucleotide sequence CCTACTCCTACTCCTACTTCTACTCCTACTCCTACTCCTACTCCTACTCCTACTTCTACTCCTACTCCTACTCCTACTCTTCCTCTACTCTTAATCTTACTCTTACTCTTACTCTTACTCTTACTCTTAATCTTAATCTCAGTCTTCCCCTACTCTTCCTCCTACCCTTCCTCTTCCTCTCATATTTTGATCAATTTTAGGAAAAAATCGTCCTGAATTCGTCTAAGCGACTTTATACAAATCGATGCTCAAAAGCCGAAAATACAATCGCGAGCAAGCTCCGCTCCTACATTGCGGATCGAAACTCATTTATACCAGGAGTTAGCTTGTATTCCTTGAGCTTGTCGAAGTGGCTGACGATTTTTCGTCTCATTGTCTCCGAAATAGAATCTGGGAGTAAATGCCCCCATTTAACACTTAGACAGCCAAGTGAGAATCCCTAGGACTTAAACTTCTTCCTCAGTTCAAGGGTAGCGTTCTTTAAAATCCCCAAATCGGCGCCTACGGCTACAAAGTTTACACCCATCTCCAAATACATCCGAGCTTGCTCTTCAACAGCTGCGATAATCCCGACAGATTTACCTGCCGCTTTACCTGCGGCAATAATTCGTTGCATCGCTTCCTGAACCTCCGGGTGCATGGGCTGGCAGAAATGACCCATTGCCACCGACAAATCGGAAGGCCCAATGAACAATCCATCCACACCCTCGACCTTGGCAATGGCCTCCACGTTTTCAAGGCCTTGAAGACTTTCGATCTGCACAAGAACCGAGACGTTTTCATTAATCTTCTCTGGATAATCAGCGATGTATCCATACTTGTTCCCACGCTGTAAAAGCGCCACGCCACGGATTCCATCGGGCGGATAGCGTGTGGCTGCAACGATTGCCTTCGCTTGTTCCTCTGTTTCAATAAACGGAAACAGGAAGTTGTAAAACCCAAGATCCATCAACCGTTTGACGATCACAGGCTCAGACCATTGGGGACGGACTACCGGTGCACTCGCGCTATCTTTCAGCGCCATGAGTTGGAGCATAAAGTCCTTAAAATCGTTCGCTGAATGTTCGCCGTCGATCAAAAGCCAGTCGAAGCCTGCCTGCCCCAGAATTTCAGCGCCGATCGGACTGCTCATGGCGCACCAGCATCCAATGAGAGGTTTTCTTGCCAACAAGTCCTGTCGCAATTGATTTGGGATACCTGAGTATGGAGTAGTCATAGTTGTTTAATTTTAGAGAAATTGAGTTATCATCGTTGATCGAATACCATCCTTACCAAAACCATTCGATCCAATCTTTTTTGATGTAGCTGCTTTAGCTGCGATAATGCACCCCAAATGCCAATCGGGAGGTTGGCGCTCCAAGGGAATCGCAGCAAAAGCAGCTCCTACATTTTTCAGGAAGTTTTTTATTTCTGTCTCAAAAATAATCACGTCAAAGTTAATGGATTTCTGGATCAGGAATCGGCATGGTGCCTGAAAGAAAGTCAAAATCGCAGCCCTGGTCTGCTTGTTGAATGTGGTCCGAATACAGTTTACCATAACCACGTGGGTACCTTGGCTCGGGCGCAACGT is from Verrucomicrobiota bacterium and encodes:
- a CDS encoding aldolase/citrate lyase family protein, with translation MTTPYSGIPNQLRQDLLARKPLIGCWCAMSSPIGAEILGQAGFDWLLIDGEHSANDFKDFMLQLMALKDSASAPVVRPQWSEPVIVKRLMDLGFYNFLFPFIETEEQAKAIVAATRYPPDGIRGVALLQRGNKYGYIADYPEKINENVSVLVQIESLQGLENVEAIAKVEGVDGLFIGPSDLSVAMGHFCQPMHPEVQEAMQRIIAAGKAAGKSVGIIAAVEEQARMYLEMGVNFVAVGADLGILKNATLELRKKFKS